Proteins from a single region of Chryseobacterium scophthalmum:
- a CDS encoding peroxiredoxin: MSIKLGDTAPNFQADSSLGNIDFYEYLGNSWGILFSHPADFTPVCTTELGFTSKLQSDFEKKNTKVIALSVDGVEDHKKWIDDINETQNTEVRFPIIADKDRKVSEQYDFIHPNASATATVRSLLIIDPDKKVRLIITYPASTGRNFNEINRVLDSLQLVDSHKIATPVNWNDGDDVIIPPSISTEDARNIFPKGVTEIKPYLRYTPQPNK, encoded by the coding sequence ATGTCAATCAAACTAGGAGATACCGCACCCAACTTTCAGGCAGATTCATCATTAGGAAATATTGATTTTTACGAATACTTAGGAAATTCTTGGGGGATTTTATTTTCTCACCCTGCTGATTTTACTCCGGTTTGTACGACAGAATTAGGTTTTACTTCGAAACTGCAGTCAGATTTTGAGAAAAAAAATACAAAGGTGATTGCATTAAGTGTAGATGGAGTAGAAGATCACAAAAAATGGATTGATGATATTAATGAAACTCAAAATACAGAAGTGAGGTTTCCGATTATTGCAGATAAAGACAGAAAAGTTTCGGAACAATATGATTTTATTCATCCGAATGCTTCTGCAACTGCAACAGTTCGTTCATTATTAATTATTGATCCTGACAAGAAAGTGAGATTGATTATTACGTATCCTGCTTCTACAGGAAGAAATTTTAATGAAATCAACAGAGTTTTAGATTCTCTTCAGCTCGTAGATTCTCATAAAATTGCAACGCCTGTCAACTGGAATGATGGTGACGATGTAATTATTCCACCGTCTATTTCTACAGAAGATGCTCGAAATATTTTTCCTAAAGGTGTTACCGAAATAAAACCTTATTTACGATACACGCCGCAACCCAATAAATAG
- a CDS encoding TonB-dependent siderophore receptor yields the protein MKKQIISLGLLIISVTVSAQLKNAEADTIRIGTIEDVNIRKTGNPNKATPMSTKSNLTVMETPQPIAIVTHDIIEQQQAKQLSDVLQNVNGMYITSSRGNSQDSFGGRGFALGNDNIFKNGSRVNSGVFPEVSGLERVEVLKGANAMLYGNTAAGGVINMITKKPRFDFGGSVGLNAGSWNSYKPTVDIYGPLTKNIAFRVNGAYEYAESFRDVVQSEKYYFNPSFLFNLSPKSQLIVEADYLKNDFTPDFGIGGITANDGSYSLNTNTDRSTFFGTKWQYQNVEQVSTNVTFNHQINDKWSLNATTSYQNYTRDYFSTERVAWTYAKTSPTRLSWTVPYNKTNGEQNYGSAQVNLNGEFNTGSIGHKVLIGADADYGQTDAYTYTLTNSPSKVVYLDDPSTWDNTNLAMPDSKLNINNRTRTRRVGAYAQDFISLTKEFKVIAGLRWSYIENMATINTNFNTGIKTLTPNSSSSDQALSPKLGLVYMPNDNLSVFATYTNSFSTNTGKDINQNALNPTTIDQYEVGMKKNLFGNALSFNVSLYQILYNKYYGTAQFDINGAANSDTTIKEYIGKMSSRGFEVDITGNPTKYLSIIGGFSYNHAVYKDTPDLPSSYVEDQRLVRTPATTANLSVFYKFGEKLQGLKVGAGVYYVGSRFAGWNDTKATLVSRNNVTRMFEVDPFTTASFSVGYDWKKFSIQGKLNNIFDTKSFNVHENYSVNPITPRNFYFTLTYKL from the coding sequence ATGAAAAAACAAATTATCTCTTTAGGCTTACTGATTATTTCTGTTACAGTTAGTGCTCAACTAAAAAATGCAGAAGCTGATACGATTAGAATCGGAACCATCGAAGATGTGAATATCCGTAAGACAGGAAACCCTAACAAGGCAACCCCGATGTCTACAAAATCGAATCTTACCGTAATGGAAACTCCACAACCCATTGCAATTGTTACTCATGATATTATTGAGCAACAACAGGCAAAACAACTTAGTGATGTGTTGCAAAATGTAAACGGAATGTACATTACCTCTTCAAGAGGAAATTCTCAGGATAGTTTCGGAGGACGTGGTTTCGCATTAGGTAATGACAATATTTTTAAAAACGGATCAAGAGTTAATAGTGGTGTTTTCCCGGAAGTAAGCGGATTGGAGAGAGTTGAGGTTTTAAAAGGAGCCAATGCAATGCTTTATGGAAATACAGCTGCAGGAGGTGTTATCAATATGATCACTAAAAAACCTAGGTTTGATTTTGGAGGAAGCGTTGGTTTGAACGCAGGTAGCTGGAATTCTTATAAACCAACAGTTGATATTTATGGTCCTTTAACAAAAAATATTGCATTCAGAGTAAACGGAGCTTATGAATATGCTGAAAGTTTCAGGGATGTGGTACAATCGGAGAAATACTACTTCAACCCTTCATTCTTATTTAATCTGAGCCCTAAATCTCAATTAATCGTTGAAGCAGATTATCTTAAAAATGATTTCACTCCGGATTTTGGAATTGGAGGTATTACAGCTAATGACGGTAGTTACTCTTTAAATACAAACACAGATAGAAGTACATTTTTTGGTACCAAATGGCAATATCAAAATGTAGAACAGGTTTCCACAAACGTTACTTTCAATCATCAAATAAATGATAAATGGTCGTTAAATGCTACTACATCTTACCAAAACTATACAAGAGATTACTTCTCAACAGAAAGAGTAGCTTGGACGTATGCAAAAACAAGTCCTACTAGACTTTCTTGGACGGTTCCTTACAACAAAACAAATGGTGAACAAAATTACGGTTCTGCACAAGTAAACTTAAATGGTGAATTTAATACAGGAAGTATTGGTCACAAAGTATTAATTGGTGCTGATGCAGATTATGGACAAACAGATGCTTATACTTATACTTTAACCAATTCTCCGTCTAAAGTTGTTTATCTAGATGACCCTTCAACTTGGGACAACACAAATCTTGCAATGCCAGATTCTAAACTTAATATTAATAATAGAACAAGAACAAGAAGAGTTGGAGCTTATGCACAAGATTTTATTAGTTTAACAAAAGAATTTAAAGTAATTGCTGGTTTACGTTGGTCTTATATCGAAAATATGGCGACAATCAATACCAATTTCAATACCGGCATCAAAACCTTAACCCCTAATTCATCATCATCAGATCAAGCTTTATCACCAAAACTTGGTTTAGTGTATATGCCAAATGATAATTTATCTGTTTTTGCAACATATACCAATTCATTCTCTACAAATACTGGAAAAGATATTAACCAAAACGCTCTAAACCCAACTACAATAGACCAATATGAAGTTGGGATGAAGAAAAACCTTTTTGGAAATGCATTATCTTTCAATGTTTCATTATACCAAATATTATATAATAAATATTATGGAACTGCGCAGTTCGATATTAATGGAGCTGCCAATAGTGATACTACTATTAAAGAATATATTGGTAAAATGAGCAGTAGAGGTTTTGAAGTAGATATTACAGGAAATCCTACAAAATATTTATCAATTATCGGAGGTTTCTCTTACAATCATGCAGTTTATAAAGATACTCCAGATTTGCCTTCTTCGTACGTGGAAGATCAGAGATTGGTAAGAACTCCTGCTACTACAGCAAATTTATCTGTTTTTTATAAATTTGGAGAAAAACTTCAAGGTCTAAAAGTAGGCGCAGGTGTTTACTATGTAGGTAGTAGATTTGCTGGCTGGAACGATACAAAAGCTACATTAGTATCAAGAAATAATGTAACAAGAATGTTTGAAGTAGATCCTTTTACAACCGCATCATTCAGCGTGGGGTATGATTGGAAAAAATTCTCAATACAAGGAAAACTTAATAATATTTTTGATACTAAAAGTTTCAACGTTCACGAAAATTATTCTGTAAATCCTATTACACCAAGAAACTTTTATTTTACGCTTACTTATAAGCTTTAA
- a CDS encoding Gfo/Idh/MocA family oxidoreductase, with product MQLVKVGLCAFGMSGKVFHAPFLKEHPGFFMSAVVERSKEDSKEKYPDAEIYRSVEEMLKNADIEVVVVNTPVQTHFEYVKMALEAGKNVIVEKPFTVTVSEAEELVNLAENKNLFLSVYQNRRFDRDYLQVQKVLAEGKLGNVRETEIRFDRFRTEPSGKEHKENPEQNGSGSMHDLGSHLVDQAVQLFGFPEKLFADVFSMKGESFANDYFEILLYYKNDLRVRLKSSVFTKEEHYAYKIHGDKGSFLQERTDNQENELVAGAVPTYGKEWMQPLKEADGILTYFNGNSETERVLTSSEFGNYMNYYQQIYEHIVFGYALPSLGNEVVQNMKIIEAALESSKKGKVVEL from the coding sequence ATGCAATTGGTAAAAGTAGGTCTTTGTGCATTCGGAATGAGCGGTAAAGTTTTTCACGCTCCATTTTTAAAAGAACATCCCGGTTTTTTTATGTCTGCCGTAGTTGAAAGATCAAAGGAAGATTCTAAAGAAAAATATCCCGATGCAGAAATTTACCGTTCGGTAGAAGAGATGCTGAAAAATGCAGATATTGAAGTAGTTGTTGTGAATACTCCGGTTCAGACTCATTTTGAATATGTAAAAATGGCTCTGGAAGCTGGAAAAAATGTAATTGTAGAAAAACCTTTTACAGTTACTGTTTCAGAAGCAGAAGAACTGGTTAATTTGGCTGAAAATAAAAATCTTTTTTTAAGTGTTTATCAAAACAGAAGATTCGACCGAGATTATCTTCAGGTACAAAAAGTTTTGGCAGAAGGAAAATTAGGAAATGTAAGAGAAACTGAAATTCGTTTCGACAGATTCAGAACCGAGCCAAGCGGAAAAGAACATAAAGAAAACCCTGAACAAAACGGTTCAGGATCAATGCACGATTTAGGTTCGCATTTAGTTGATCAGGCGGTCCAGCTTTTTGGCTTTCCTGAAAAACTTTTTGCTGATGTTTTTTCAATGAAAGGGGAGAGTTTTGCCAACGATTATTTTGAAATTCTTTTGTATTATAAAAATGATTTGCGGGTGAGATTAAAATCTTCTGTTTTTACCAAGGAAGAACATTATGCCTATAAAATTCATGGTGATAAAGGAAGTTTTTTGCAAGAGCGTACCGATAATCAGGAAAATGAATTAGTTGCAGGAGCGGTTCCAACTTATGGAAAAGAATGGATGCAACCTTTGAAAGAAGCCGATGGAATTCTTACTTATTTTAATGGAAATTCAGAAACTGAAAGAGTTTTAACTTCAAGTGAATTCGGAAATTATATGAATTATTATCAGCAAATCTACGAACACATTGTTTTTGGATATGCTTTACCGTCTCTAGGAAACGAAGTCGTACAAAATATGAAAATTATTGAAGCCGCTCTTGAAAGTTCTAAAAAAGGAAAAGTTGTTGAATTATAA